The Streptococcus oralis Uo5 genome includes a window with the following:
- a CDS encoding ClbS/DfsB family four-helix bundle protein: MPRPKTKEELVLASKENYEKLNLLISQLSQEELMIPFDFSKDQKKKEAHWKRDKNLRDVLIHLYEWQQLLLTWVHSNQTDHERPFLPEPYNWKTYGEMNVAFWKKHQRTSLEEATKLLNKSHKEVLELMEDFSNDQLFNKGVYKWTGGTSLGSYFVSSTSSHYDWAIKKLKAHQKNCKSY, from the coding sequence ATGCCTAGACCAAAAACAAAAGAGGAGCTAGTGTTAGCCTCTAAGGAAAACTATGAAAAACTTAATCTCCTCATTTCTCAGTTGAGTCAGGAAGAGTTGATGATTCCATTTGATTTTTCAAAAGACCAAAAGAAAAAAGAAGCTCACTGGAAAAGAGATAAAAATCTACGGGATGTCCTGATCCATCTCTATGAATGGCAGCAGTTACTTTTGACCTGGGTACATTCTAACCAAACAGATCATGAGAGACCTTTTCTCCCTGAGCCTTATAATTGGAAAACTTATGGGGAAATGAATGTCGCTTTTTGGAAAAAGCACCAGAGAACGTCCTTAGAAGAAGCGACCAAACTCCTCAATAAATCACATAAAGAGGTTTTAGAGTTGATGGAAGACTTCAGCAATGACCAACTCTTTAACAAAGGTGTCTATAAGTGGACGGGAGGGACAAGTCTAGGTTCCTACTTTGTCAGTAGCACCTCCAGTCACTATGATTGGGCTATCAAAAAACTTAAAGCTCATCAGAAAAATTGTAAGTCCTACTAG